From the genome of Varibaculum prostatecancerukia, one region includes:
- a CDS encoding nicotinate-nucleotide diphosphorylase translates to MADHLQYPQGDYVPTVVERALALSRSYGEDIATAAVVPENDRTRVRFIASQDGAICGIPVAREVLTQVLGEYDLHLRVADGTKVTAGTPILELSGNTRGLLAAGDLCLWFLSHLSGITTKTAQWAEALSQTKLVVRDTLSVTPGLGELEKYAVRVGGGMTSRLGIGSFPLVRATHLHLGSGLGDVMNHVRAAAAGSPIQVEIDQVQDLDPLLKMRVELLTLRGFSPEQATLAADHRDTLNPGTLLEVSGDVSLEEAAAYGDCGVDYLALDGLTDCVTPLPIKMEFV, encoded by the coding sequence ATGGCTGATCATCTGCAGTATCCTCAGGGAGATTATGTACCCACGGTAGTGGAGCGCGCTCTCGCCCTTTCGCGCAGCTATGGGGAAGATATCGCTACCGCGGCAGTGGTACCCGAAAATGACCGTACTCGGGTGCGTTTTATTGCCTCCCAAGATGGTGCTATCTGTGGAATACCGGTTGCCCGCGAGGTGCTAACGCAGGTGTTGGGCGAGTACGATTTGCATTTGCGGGTAGCTGATGGCACCAAAGTTACCGCGGGAACTCCGATTCTAGAGCTAAGTGGCAACACTCGCGGACTACTCGCAGCGGGGGATCTGTGTCTCTGGTTTTTGTCCCACCTATCTGGGATTACCACCAAGACCGCGCAGTGGGCAGAAGCGCTTTCGCAAACGAAACTGGTGGTGCGAGATACGCTTTCGGTTACTCCCGGTCTGGGAGAACTAGAAAAATATGCGGTGCGCGTGGGCGGAGGAATGACTTCCCGCTTGGGAATAGGGTCATTCCCCCTGGTAAGGGCTACCCATCTGCATTTAGGAAGTGGACTGGGGGACGTTATGAACCATGTGCGCGCTGCAGCAGCGGGAAGCCCCATCCAGGTAGAGATCGACCAAGTACAAGATCTTGATCCCCTGCTGAAAATGCGAGTAGAGTTGCTAACTTTGCGGGGATTTAGCCCCGAGCAGGCGACGCTAGCTGCTGATCATCGCGATACTCTAAACCCGGGAACTTTGTTGGAAGTGAGCGGGGACGTGAGCCTTGAGGAGGCGGCAGCCTATGGCGATTGCGGAGTCGATTACTTGGCGCTAGATGGTTTGACCGATTGCGTGACTCCCTTGCCAATCAAGATGGAATTCGTTTAG
- a CDS encoding AGE family epimerase/isomerase: protein MFWFDSLEHNRWLSACLQDLLDYGRKSEVKTGFACLDRDGEIDLEQPIQLYLTARMVHVFSLGVLLGMPGCRRLVEHGIRCLNQYFRDPENGGWFDAIEHELDADGRAIPYEGRDDKRSYSHAFLLLGAASATAADRIGAYELMQEAIRDNDLHWWDPEFGMVRESYNRDYSECEDYRGINSNMHMAEAYMLVAQVTNEGEWLERTLRILERVAQVSREYSWRLPEHFDPDWKPLLGYNRENLQETHRAYGSDVGHSFMFSRLILEARAMLKQAGKEVPEWMMPAATGMFERAREDAWRRDGAPGFAFTVDWEGKPVIRDRQSWVQFEAIGAAVTLLRVAQEEDAEAEDVEHYEHCYRAWIDFAYEHFLVRGGRIVHRLSPENKPLDLENQRLRDSVYHAVQAMLLPRLPLTPAFAMALAQGRLDKPLPQEPQRKKRFGGF, encoded by the coding sequence ATGTTCTGGTTCGATTCACTCGAGCATAACCGCTGGCTGTCTGCCTGTTTGCAGGATCTGCTGGATTATGGGCGCAAATCGGAAGTGAAAACCGGGTTTGCCTGCCTAGACCGCGATGGCGAAATCGACTTGGAGCAGCCGATTCAGCTTTATTTGACCGCGCGGATGGTACATGTGTTTTCTTTGGGGGTGCTGCTGGGGATGCCCGGTTGTCGCCGGTTGGTAGAACACGGGATTCGCTGCCTCAACCAGTATTTCCGGGACCCGGAAAATGGGGGCTGGTTTGACGCGATTGAACACGAACTAGACGCGGACGGACGGGCGATTCCCTATGAAGGCCGCGACGATAAACGCTCCTATTCGCATGCATTCTTACTGTTAGGCGCAGCTTCGGCTACGGCCGCTGATCGCATAGGTGCCTATGAATTAATGCAAGAAGCTATCCGCGATAATGATTTGCACTGGTGGGATCCGGAATTTGGGATGGTGCGTGAAAGCTACAACCGGGATTATTCTGAGTGTGAAGATTACCGCGGCATCAACTCTAATATGCATATGGCAGAAGCCTATATGCTGGTGGCGCAGGTTACTAATGAAGGAGAATGGCTAGAGCGTACCCTGCGGATCCTGGAGCGAGTTGCCCAAGTTTCCCGCGAATATAGCTGGCGGCTTCCGGAGCATTTTGATCCCGACTGGAAACCCCTGCTCGGTTACAATCGTGAAAATCTGCAAGAAACCCATCGTGCCTACGGCAGTGACGTTGGGCATTCCTTTATGTTTTCTCGTTTGATCCTGGAAGCCAGAGCGATGCTAAAGCAAGCGGGCAAAGAGGTTCCCGAGTGGATGATGCCGGCGGCAACTGGAATGTTTGAGCGGGCTCGCGAGGACGCCTGGCGACGCGATGGGGCTCCCGGTTTTGCCTTCACCGTAGATTGGGAGGGCAAACCAGTGATCCGCGATCGTCAATCCTGGGTACAGTTTGAGGCAATAGGCGCGGCGGTTACTTTGTTGCGGGTGGCCCAAGAAGAAGACGCTGAGGCCGAAGACGTGGAACATTATGAACATTGCTACCGGGCATGGATTGATTTTGCCTACGAACATTTCCTGGTGCGTGGGGGGCGGATTGTCCATCGTCTTTCCCCAGAAAATAAGCCTCTAGATTTAGAGAATCAAAGACTACGGGACAGTGTCTATCATGCGGTGCAGGCAATGTTGTTGCCCCGATTGCCGCTAACTCCGGCATTTGCGATGGCTCTGGCGCAAGGACGGTTAGATAAGCCCCTCCCGCAAGAACCGCAGCGTAAAAAGAGGTTTGGAGGATTTTGA
- a CDS encoding acyltransferase family protein, with the protein MDITVSRKINLYRWLFTLGIVIYHTNSLAAFNSPETNWGILTKSYLVLANQLGYTSMSFFFFTSGFLLYFNASPSSIGRKMKSRVRSLLIPFMLWQVTVLVLVALVRPQEAKKYLNPLDLFFCSPIAGPLWYCLALLILMLPAPLVVRIKNKPLLTVIALAIIGYWLARYLGYISVPWSFHRWWWYGNMINYLPTYVLGSYIGAIRPNLIVKPKTNNIYCVLLGIFLTGFTMLLWHVYPSLLPEVIYGLLQLVGMWLTLNSMWLTKDMPKFFDCAFYIFAIHNPVLIPGFEVFILPLLNPFGPFNDLETFALKLFQILGIVVASWALKLLFDRIFPAKCSKMFTGGR; encoded by the coding sequence ATGGATATAACCGTTTCCCGGAAGATTAATTTATATAGATGGCTATTTACCCTGGGAATAGTTATTTATCACACCAATTCCTTGGCTGCATTTAACAGTCCGGAAACTAACTGGGGAATCCTTACGAAATCCTATTTGGTCCTAGCGAATCAACTGGGCTACACCTCAATGAGTTTTTTCTTTTTTACTTCCGGATTTTTACTCTATTTCAATGCCTCTCCCTCCTCCATAGGGCGCAAAATGAAATCTCGAGTCAGATCGCTACTGATTCCATTCATGCTCTGGCAGGTTACCGTTCTTGTTTTAGTAGCTCTGGTTCGCCCTCAAGAAGCAAAAAAGTATCTTAACCCCTTGGATCTATTTTTCTGTTCCCCGATAGCCGGACCACTCTGGTATTGTTTAGCGCTATTGATCCTAATGCTCCCAGCTCCTCTAGTAGTGCGAATCAAGAATAAACCGCTGCTAACAGTAATTGCGCTAGCTATTATCGGATATTGGCTTGCTCGCTATCTCGGTTATATCTCAGTCCCTTGGAGTTTCCACCGCTGGTGGTGGTACGGAAATATGATTAACTATCTACCCACCTACGTCCTGGGATCATATATCGGAGCGATTCGGCCAAACCTAATAGTGAAACCAAAAACAAACAATATTTATTGTGTCCTATTAGGTATTTTCCTTACCGGATTCACGATGTTACTTTGGCATGTCTATCCCTCACTGTTACCAGAAGTGATTTATGGATTGCTGCAGCTGGTAGGGATGTGGCTAACCCTTAACTCCATGTGGCTTACGAAAGATATGCCGAAATTTTTCGATTGCGCTTTTTACATATTCGCAATCCACAACCCTGTACTAATCCCAGGATTTGAAGTTTTCATCCTTCCACTACTGAACCCATTTGGTCCCTTTAACGATTTGGAAACTTTTGCACTCAAACTTTTCCAAATTCTTGGCATAGTGGTGGCAAGTTGGGCTTTGAAGTTACTATTTGATCGGATATTTCCTGCAAAATGCTCAAAGATGTTTACTGGAGGAAGATAG
- a CDS encoding LacI family DNA-binding transcriptional regulator yields MEFVFTWYASPVAGKNKRGIRTASIHDVARAAKVSAQTVSRVARGHQNVSPKTRERVLKAISDLGYKPNRTARALRTGSYEVIGLLTQEIRRTGEAHTANGVFDRARQLGYSVSLVQVEHPNSPQVQQAMSLLSQEDIDGLVIVQAGDADAEQLSLPANLPVASSDSNLVDIYPSASADQVGGVRAAMRHLLDLGHRTVYHVSGPDHSRSARVREKVWRETLAQENREIPAVIPGDWSAKAGFEAGKQLAKNPEVTAVFCANDEVALGLIRALHEREVCVPKDVSVVGFDGIELSEFSFPPLTTVKQDFYTAGVEMVNLIDRQIKGETENLNLTIPTELIVRATTAPPQR; encoded by the coding sequence ATGGAATTTGTTTTCACCTGGTACGCTTCACCCGTGGCAGGAAAAAATAAGCGAGGGATTAGAACTGCCTCCATACACGATGTGGCGAGGGCAGCGAAAGTGTCCGCGCAGACCGTTTCGAGGGTGGCGCGCGGGCACCAAAACGTGTCGCCCAAAACCCGGGAGCGGGTACTGAAAGCGATTTCTGATCTCGGGTATAAACCTAACCGCACTGCCCGCGCTTTGCGCACCGGTTCTTATGAAGTAATCGGGCTGCTGACCCAAGAAATTCGGCGCACCGGCGAAGCACATACTGCTAATGGAGTATTTGATCGGGCTCGTCAGCTGGGCTATTCAGTAAGCCTGGTACAGGTAGAGCACCCGAACTCTCCGCAAGTCCAGCAGGCTATGTCGCTGCTTTCTCAAGAAGATATTGACGGCCTGGTTATTGTGCAAGCCGGGGATGCAGATGCCGAGCAACTCTCCCTCCCCGCTAATCTTCCGGTCGCCTCCTCGGATTCAAACCTGGTGGATATCTATCCTTCAGCTTCTGCTGACCAGGTAGGAGGAGTACGCGCGGCGATGCGCCACCTATTAGATTTAGGACATCGCACCGTTTATCACGTGAGCGGTCCAGATCATTCTCGTTCCGCGCGAGTGCGCGAAAAGGTTTGGCGAGAAACGCTTGCCCAGGAAAACCGGGAAATACCGGCAGTCATCCCCGGTGATTGGTCAGCTAAAGCGGGCTTTGAAGCCGGTAAGCAGCTGGCGAAAAACCCGGAAGTCACCGCAGTATTTTGCGCTAATGACGAGGTCGCCTTGGGACTAATCCGGGCGCTACACGAAAGAGAAGTGTGCGTTCCTAAAGACGTGTCGGTGGTGGGCTTCGATGGGATTGAACTTTCTGAGTTCTCATTCCCGCCCCTGACTACTGTTAAACAAGACTTTTATACGGCCGGAGTGGAAATGGTTAACCTAATTGACCGGCAGATAAAAGGGGAAACTGAGAATCTGAACCTGACGATTCCCACGGAGCTAATAGTCCGCGCCACCACTGCCCCACCCCAGAGGTGA